The DNA window CAACAACGTGTATCTCGACGGCGGGCTGGCCATCAACTATCTGGGCGCACGGTCATCGGCGTTGATCGGTCGCCTGCTGGAGATGGCGCCATTCCGCAAGATCGTGTACTCGTCCGACGGTTTCGGCCCGGCGGAGTTGCACTACCTCGGAGCGCGCTTGTGGCGAAACGGAATCCGCGACGTGCTCCAGGGGTTCGTCGACGCGGACGAGTGGAGCGAGTCCGACGCGATGCGTGTCGTCGATCTGATTGCCCGCGATAACGCCCAGCGTGTCTACGCGCTCGACTAGACCAGACCCGTGGCGTCGAACACCCAGGACATGTCGGCGTTCGCGAAATCTTCCATCCAGGTCGGCGGTGCATGGTTGGCCAGCGCACCCATGTCCCAGTAGTCCTTCCACAGCGTGATCTTGCCATTCTGGACCTTGTGCACCGACACGAAGTTCAGAACCGCTGACTCGCCTGTGGCCCAATGCCATTCCTCGTGATGTTCGTACATCACGTCGGTGCCGTTGTCGACCATCAGGCCGTCAAAGTTCTCGTACGAGGCCAACGGCTCGATGCCGATCTTCAGGCGCTTGACAATGTCCTCGGGTCCGCGCGCCGCAGCGGTGGGACCGACCGGCACATCGAGGTAGATGCAGTCGTCCGATAGGAAGGTCTTCAGCGATTCCCAGTCACGCGCCGACAGTGCCTTCCACATGCCCAGCACCGTATCCTCAACTGACACTTGATAACTCCGATTCTTGATTGCTGTGAGCCGGCGCCTTATGTGCGGCGCGCAGAAATCTTCCGATGCGTTGGGCGCCGACGAGGTCGGTCGATTC is part of the Mycolicibacterium tusciae JS617 genome and encodes:
- a CDS encoding nuclear transport factor 2 family protein gives rise to the protein MSVEDTVLGMWKALSARDWESLKTFLSDDCIYLDVPVGPTAAARGPEDIVKRLKIGIEPLASYENFDGLMVDNGTDVMYEHHEEWHWATGESAVLNFVSVHKVQNGKITLWKDYWDMGALANHAPPTWMEDFANADMSWVFDATGLV